The stretch of DNA CAAAATAACATATACAACAAAGTTAGACAGATGCTGCAAACTGtctaaaacaaataaacattaTCCGCTCTCAGAATCCAGTCATTCGGAGCTTGAATACGAACCTAGCTACCATTGGTGTGAAGCATCTAAAATGCCTTTATTCTTCCTGATCATTACATGGTTTATTATGTAAGCCTCAACTGAAAATAGATCAGCTAGCTGCATATATCATGGCTTCTATGTACTAGATCCCATCATCATCTGTTTCTTCTTCATAATTAGCTCAGCGAAGGATGGTCGACAATGGTCTTTATGGAAGAAAAGATCAGAAACATgcttatacatggcttctgttaaGTGAATCCCATCCCAGTTAATATACTTGTTGGCATCCTTGCAGGTGGACGTGCCTGCAGATCCACACAGGCTGTTCAATTCAAAGTTAAATGGTCCACCCCCAGCTCCACAGCATACATCGAAAGGTTGTTCAAATTGGTAACTTTTATAATTTGTCAGTATGGTTTGATATGCTTTCCAATAATCAGCATATATGATCATAGCATTGCTATATTTTCTTCGTAGTTCTTCCAACTTAGCCTGCAGAAGTTCGTTGTGTGCCATTATCAATGAGTTTGCAATATTTGAGCAACCGTATTGATCACGGTCCTTCAACGGACAAAATGACAAGTGCAATGGAAGGCATCCTGCTGGTGGTAGCCCTTGAACCACAATAAACCTTGCACCCTTGTCCAATATTACCTGTCAAAGAAAACAGGCTTAGTTAGAGCTTTCAACCAGGGATAAAACATGAGGAGACCTTCCATGGCAACCCCaactatatgtgtgtgtgtgtgtgtgtgtatatcaGTTTTCGGACCATCCATGGTACAACACATAAGGCTTATGCTTACCCTCAAAAGTTTGTGGACATGTCCAACAGCTTGTGTTATTAGTAGCTTATGGAGAACATGAGAGCCATAAAGGCGAGCATAATCATTGCCACCCATCTCACCAATCCAGAAGAGTGAATTCGCCATCTCTCCCCTGCATGCCTCCTCATTAATCCCCTTGCATCCTTTCTCTGCAATATACTTGTTGAACCAATTTATTTGAGTGTCGCAACTCTCTGGATTCGCGTTCCACATCAGTGAATGACCTTTACTAATAAACTGACTGAAGAAGTCCGTTGAGAGGGTCGTCGATCCGGCGATCGCAAAGTTCACACCTTTTGAGAATTCTGCAGAAGAATCTGCGTAGGGTCGCAAGGTGGGTATGGAGAGAGCATCGCATAGGAAATCAATGACTAAGCGGCCATTACATAGTCTGTAACCAGGTAACTGACCCGAAgagaattgtgaaaatatttggGAAATGAAGGGTTGGAATCCTCCCATCAACTGAGCATTTCCGGTGTCTGTGTACGAATCTCCAAAAGCAAAAATCCTAGAGAAGCAACTTTTGAAATCGAATTGTGAACTTGAAGGGGGAGAATAACCTGAAGGAGGGGGAGAACCTGAAGGAAGAGGAGGATAACCTGACGGAGGGGGAGAACCTgaagaaagaggaggagaaCCTGAAGGAGGAAGAGAACCTGAAGGAGGGGAAGAATctgaaggaagaggaggagaacCTGAAGGAGGGGAAGAATctgaaggaagaggaggagaacCTGAAGAAGGGGGAGAAcctggaggaggaagagaaccTGAAGGAGGGGAAGAATctgaaggaagaggaggagaacCTGAAGGAGGGGAAGAATCTgaagaaagaggaggagaaCCTGAAGGAGGAAGAGAACCTGGAGTAGGGGGAGAACCTGAAGGAGGAAGAGAACCTGGAGTAGGGGGAGAACCTGAAGGAGGGAGAGAACCTGAAGGAGGGGAAGAATCTGAAGGAAAAGGAGGAGAACCTGAAGGAGGGAGAGAACCTGAAGGAGGGGTAGAATCTGAAGGAAAAGGAGGAGAACCTGAAGGAGGGGAAGAATctgaaggaagaggaggagaacCAGAAGGTGGAAAAGAACCTGAAGGAGGGGAAGAACCTGAAGGACAGGGACAGGGACAGGAACAACCTGAAGGaggagtagtagtagtagtagtagtagttgtCGTGCTCTTGTTATGAGCAGATGaaggagagaaaatggagaacaagaggatgaaaaatgcaatttgacGCAAGAAATATTTGGAATCTGCCATTTTCGTGTCTCAATTGAGCTCTGTGCCAAGCAAATGGTGAACCAAGGAAGTATTTATACTTGGGGCCTCTCTATTTTGGGAGGAGAGTACGTTCGGGAGTGCATGAAAGTCCCTAGTTCTAGGAGACCCTGAGCGGGGTGGCATTGTTTTAGCATTTAATTGCTCTAGTGAGCGACTCCAGGAACCTACATCCATGTGCAAATGAATGCATGGAGTCAACCCTTCATTTTTGGCTAATTTCTCTACTCATGCAATTGCCCCAAAGCCATTAATATTTGTTCTGATTAATgtctttataataattaaagtgGCATTttctaatgatattttatttaaataaactatttttcagCCATTAAATTACTTGAACTTTAGACATTCCAATAATTTAATATGCAAGTTATATTCTATGTAAATTATTCtatgtatattttaatataatgaaaatattatatatcacgAGTCTTTGTGAAGTACTATAAGTTTTGTAGTCgcgagtaggggtgtaaatttaaaccggaaaaccggactggaccggaccgaactgtACCGGACCGGTTAGTCcagaaccggttcctatattatgaaaaccggccggaaccggtccggtttcgaTTCCGTAGTTTCCGGAACTGGACCGAACtggttagaaaaaaaaaatatatatatataaattaattttatatattatacaaaatatttatatatataagttttatatataatatataattatatattatataaattatatatcatatatgaaataattttatattataatttataaattataacataaaatgttaatattaaatatgaacatttgtaatttgtttgatcatctgttattaatataattatatataagataatgttattataatttataaaataaaagtttaattttaaagatgaaaatttaattgatcatatgctttaaacataatatatatatatattaaattattaataacattttgtcataagaagtaacactttattatatgttttttacattttaaaaaaattagaaaaccggaccggaccggaaaccggtaaaaccggataTACCGGTTTAGAAGGGTAACCGAggtgtaatcggttttgaaaaatgaaaaaccggtacataccggttcagtcctaaattttgtccaaaaccgaaccggaccagaccgattacacccctagtcgCGAGGAACTCAAATACGACAAGTAGGTTATTTTATATGTTCGAGAGTGAGATCCTATTGGTCAATATCTCAGTATGTACGTTAGCTAAGCACATCCagcactacaacaaattaaCCTTTTTTCCATGAGTAATTTTGTTGCAATTAGCCAAAAATTTTGAACAACTGTACTCTTTTCCACCACTTCAAATCATGGCTGCTCTTGAGAAATCAGTGGCAAAACATAATACTTAAACTTGCGAGCGAAATAtatgtcataaatattcttattttttataatttttgttgtcCCAAAAAGTGTCAACCATGATTAATTGAggttgaaaaaagtaaaattttttcacggcaattttttttgttgccgGAAAAAGTAAGTCATAATATTAGTAAAACAGTACTACAACCTTATacctaaaacacataaaaaaaaaatgtgaacaatatattataaatacacTAAActtatagattaaaaaaaaatgtactacAATAACTGGAATAGATCCTGTAAATCTCAGCCAACCTCATCATGGTATACTTTTTAATAAGCAACTCGAAAAGACACAAGTACAATTCAGAACAGTTAGAAGATATTGGAatacaaacaataatttttaggtagtttaaaaagaaaagaaaaaaaaaacaaataagcgCAAATACTAAACCATGAAAAAATGCACTGAATTAGCAAAAGAACACCCCTAGCACATCCCTGAAACACAAACGAAAACAATTAAAGGAGTTTGAACCTTCCACttacacactctctctctcttccaaggCATGCAGACCATGAGTTATGAACTA from Juglans microcarpa x Juglans regia isolate MS1-56 chromosome 3S, Jm3101_v1.0, whole genome shotgun sequence encodes:
- the LOC121258711 gene encoding GDSL esterase/lipase At3g48460-like encodes the protein MADSKYFLRQIAFFILLFSIFSPSSAHNKSTTTTTTTTTTPPSGCSCPCPCPSDSSPPSGSLPPPGSPPSSGSLPPSGSPPLSSGSPPPSGYPPLPSGSPPPSGYSPPSSSQFDFKSCFSRIFAFGDSYTDTGNAQLMGGFQPFISQIFSQFSSGQLPGYRLCNGRLVIDFLCDALSIPTLRPYADSSAEFSKGVNFAIAGSTTLSTDFFSQFISKGHSLMWNANPESCDTQINWFNKYIAEKGCKGINEEACRGEMANSLFWIGEMGGNDYARLYGSHVLHKLLITQAVGHVHKLLRVILDKGARFIVVQGLPPAGCLPLHLSFCPLKDRDQYGCSNIANSLIMAHNELLQAKLEELRRKYSNAMIIYADYWKAYQTILTNYKSYQFEQPFDVCCGAGGGPFNFELNSLCGSAGTSTCKDANKYINWDGIHLTEAMYKHVSDLFFHKDHCRPSFAELIMKKKQMMMGSST